Proteins from a single region of Mucilaginibacter daejeonensis:
- a CDS encoding PAS domain-containing protein produces MAAHFADRIDIEKLIDKGHTGIILLDARLRPIYISPAAQRMTGLTADAAAELSIADHVHPADRPHLDLFWPGFVSTPGHSSPKRVRFRTLTGSYVCFQCTFTNMLHENDVAAVVCNFIDVTETTEPESLVPVSTVGYSQVFDAVPDIICAAHLNGMIRMANPAMCYLLEYTCEELLTFSIFDLIHPDDVAQSKERMRLFATESGLSLYFENRYITRTGKIRWLAWTASNGNQTELVFGAAKNMTEKRELDTLLDRSSALARIGAWEVDMTSGKVYWSAITRAIYEVDDSLKPDLMSCISACKDEEERQTLSERLNGMIIEGGQMDVEMLIVTARGNEKWVRLIGDAEVANGQCTRIYGSLQDVDDRKRAEIAASYVIEERDRKFSEITWLQSHVIRAPLCRVMGLVDILRTTGIREGESDEILEYLIASANELDEVIRSITLLASGSETEDTIAE; encoded by the coding sequence ATGGCTGCACATTTTGCTGATCGTATAGATATTGAAAAACTGATCGACAAGGGGCATACCGGCATCATTTTGCTGGATGCGCGCCTTAGGCCGATCTACATCAGTCCGGCTGCGCAACGCATGACCGGCCTGACCGCTGATGCCGCAGCCGAACTAAGCATTGCTGATCATGTGCACCCGGCCGACAGGCCTCATCTTGACCTGTTCTGGCCAGGTTTCGTTTCCACACCCGGGCACTCGTCACCTAAACGCGTCCGTTTCCGTACCCTTACAGGATCTTACGTGTGCTTTCAATGCACCTTTACCAATATGCTTCATGAAAATGACGTGGCGGCGGTAGTGTGCAACTTCATTGACGTGACCGAGACCACCGAGCCTGAGAGCCTGGTGCCGGTATCTACCGTGGGTTACAGCCAGGTATTTGATGCCGTACCCGATATTATTTGTGCAGCACACCTTAACGGGATGATCAGGATGGCCAACCCGGCCATGTGCTACCTGCTGGAGTACACCTGTGAGGAGCTGTTGACGTTCAGCATATTTGACCTCATCCATCCTGATGATGTGGCACAAAGCAAGGAGCGCATGCGCCTATTCGCGACCGAGTCCGGCCTTAGCTTATATTTTGAGAACCGTTACATTACTCGTACTGGTAAGATCAGGTGGCTGGCCTGGACGGCCTCGAACGGCAACCAGACCGAACTGGTGTTCGGCGCCGCCAAGAACATGACCGAAAAAAGGGAACTGGATACGTTATTGGACCGCTCGTCGGCCCTGGCGCGTATAGGTGCCTGGGAGGTAGATATGACCAGCGGCAAGGTTTACTGGTCGGCTATCACACGCGCCATATATGAGGTGGATGACAGCCTTAAACCTGACCTGATGAGCTGCATCAGTGCGTGCAAGGATGAGGAGGAACGCCAGACCTTATCAGAACGCCTGAACGGTATGATCATCGAGGGTGGGCAAATGGATGTAGAGATGCTGATCGTGACCGCTCGCGGCAACGAAAAGTGGGTACGCTTGATCGGCGATGCCGAAGTGGCGAATGGTCAATGCACCCGTATTTACGGTAGCCTGCAAGATGTTGACGACCGCAAACGTGCCGAGATAGCCGCAAGTTACGTTATCGAAGAGCGCGACCGCAAATTCTCCGAGATCACGTGGCTGCAATCGCACGTGATCAGGGCCCCGCTTTGCCGGGTAATGGGTTTGGTAGATATACTGCGCACCACAGGT